A stretch of Dermochelys coriacea isolate rDerCor1 chromosome 6, rDerCor1.pri.v4, whole genome shotgun sequence DNA encodes these proteins:
- the ERH gene encoding enhancer of rudimentary homolog isoform X1, protein MSMSHTILLVQPTKRPEGRTYADYESVNECMEGVCKMYEEHLKRMNPNSPSITYDISQLFDFIDDLADLSCLVYRADTQTYQPYNKDWIKEKIYVLLRRQAQQASK, encoded by the exons TCTCACACAATTTTGCTTGTTCAGCCTACCAAGAGGCCAGAAGGGAGAACATATGCTGACTATGAATCAGTGAATGAGTGCATGGAAG GAGTTTGTAAAATGTATGAAGAACATCTGAAGAGAATGAATCCCAACAGCCCATCCATTACGTATGACATCAGCCAGTTGTTTGATTTTATTGATGACCTGGCAGACCTCAGTTGTCTTGT TTACCGTGCTGACACTCAGACATACCAACCCTACAATAAAGACTGGATAAAGGAGAAGATCTATGTCCTCCTccgcaggcaggctcagcaagcaAGCAAATAA
- the ERH gene encoding enhancer of rudimentary homolog isoform X2, translated as MSHTILLVQPTKRPEGRTYADYESVNECMEGVCKMYEEHLKRMNPNSPSITYDISQLFDFIDDLADLSCLVYRADTQTYQPYNKDWIKEKIYVLLRRQAQQASK; from the exons TCTCACACAATTTTGCTTGTTCAGCCTACCAAGAGGCCAGAAGGGAGAACATATGCTGACTATGAATCAGTGAATGAGTGCATGGAAG GAGTTTGTAAAATGTATGAAGAACATCTGAAGAGAATGAATCCCAACAGCCCATCCATTACGTATGACATCAGCCAGTTGTTTGATTTTATTGATGACCTGGCAGACCTCAGTTGTCTTGT TTACCGTGCTGACACTCAGACATACCAACCCTACAATAAAGACTGGATAAAGGAGAAGATCTATGTCCTCCTccgcaggcaggctcagcaagcaAGCAAATAA